A section of the Paenibacillus aurantius genome encodes:
- a CDS encoding ABC transporter ATP-binding protein, with the protein MALIELKNLSKSFQIVKRQEGFWNTVKSLVSREYDTKQALKEINLSIREGELVGYIGPNGAGKSTTIKLLAGILTPTSGSVQVAGRVPYRQRKENARDIGVVFGQRSQLYWDLPMRDTFDLYRKMYKIDDAVFRRNVDFYIELLAMQEFLDRPVRQLSLGQKMRADLAVALLHDPKIVYLDEPTIGLDVIAKSRIRSFIREVNKEKGTTVILTTHDMDDIEQICNRIVLINQGSILYDGALTEFKHTFSPGHLLSVELAGDQPLVLADERLVLLHEEGPRKQILFREDRIPAGEAVTLLTRHNTVVDLQLKEPNIEDIIKEIYK; encoded by the coding sequence ATGGCTTTGATTGAATTGAAGAACTTGTCCAAAAGCTTTCAAATCGTCAAGAGGCAGGAAGGCTTTTGGAATACGGTAAAATCGCTTGTGTCGCGGGAGTATGACACCAAGCAGGCCTTGAAGGAAATCAACCTGTCGATCCGGGAAGGCGAACTCGTGGGCTATATCGGACCGAATGGAGCGGGCAAATCAACCACCATCAAGCTGTTGGCGGGCATCTTGACGCCTACTTCCGGGAGTGTTCAGGTGGCGGGGCGGGTTCCTTATCGGCAGAGGAAGGAGAACGCCCGGGACATTGGGGTTGTCTTCGGCCAGCGCTCCCAGCTGTACTGGGATCTTCCCATGAGGGATACCTTTGACCTGTACCGTAAAATGTACAAAATTGATGACGCCGTCTTCCGCCGCAACGTCGATTTCTATATCGAGCTTCTCGCGATGCAGGAATTTCTGGACCGTCCGGTCCGGCAGCTCAGCCTGGGCCAGAAAATGCGGGCGGATCTGGCGGTCGCCCTGCTGCATGATCCGAAGATCGTCTATCTGGACGAACCGACCATTGGCCTCGATGTCATCGCCAAGAGCCGCATCCGCTCTTTTATCCGGGAAGTGAACAAGGAGAAGGGAACGACGGTCATTCTGACCACACACGATATGGACGACATTGAACAGATCTGCAACCGAATCGTCCTGATCAACCAGGGAAGCATCCTGTACGATGGGGCTCTTACAGAGTTCAAGCATACCTTCAGCCCCGGCCACCTCCTATCCGTTGAGCTGGCGGGTGACCAGCCCCTTGTTCTTGCCGATGAGCGTCTGGTCCTCCTGCACGAGGAAGGGCCGCGTAAACAAATTCTCTTCCGCGAGGACCGGATCCCGGCAGGCGAAGCCGTGACTTTGCTGACCCGGCATAACACCGTGGTGGATTTGCAGCTGAAGGAACCGAACATCGAGGACATTATTAAGGAAATCTACAAGTAA
- a CDS encoding ABC transporter permease, with translation MDYFPLYGQFVKMKLKGMAQFRGPFWIITLSKASLWTVEVCLIWILVDRFQSIAGWGPYEVLLLYGLNLASYALAGFFFYHPFTYLPRRIQTGEFDEILTKPLNPFLYLLSREFSTGYFSNLGVALTVMMVCIRKLELSMDPGNLLFLVLTLLGGALIQASLFIFTSVPAFWMVQNNSLVSLVFDLKEFVRYPLTAYHWTIQILLTLVLPFAFINFYPAQHLLGKAGEGVLQPGVPLLTPLVGIVLFLGAYAFWKFGITRYRSTGS, from the coding sequence ATGGACTATTTTCCGCTATACGGGCAGTTCGTAAAGATGAAGCTAAAAGGCATGGCGCAGTTCCGCGGCCCCTTCTGGATCATAACCTTGTCCAAGGCGTCCCTGTGGACCGTGGAAGTTTGCCTCATCTGGATTCTGGTGGACCGGTTTCAATCGATAGCGGGATGGGGGCCTTATGAAGTGCTTCTGCTGTACGGCTTGAATTTGGCCTCTTATGCGCTTGCCGGATTTTTCTTCTATCATCCCTTTACCTACCTGCCCCGCCGCATCCAGACAGGGGAGTTCGATGAAATTCTGACCAAACCGCTTAATCCGTTTCTTTATTTGCTAAGCCGCGAGTTCAGCACCGGGTACTTCAGTAATTTGGGAGTGGCCTTGACGGTCATGATGGTTTGCATCCGCAAGCTGGAGCTTTCCATGGACCCGGGCAACCTCTTATTCCTGGTTCTCACCCTGCTCGGAGGGGCTCTGATTCAAGCGTCCCTTTTCATTTTCACGTCGGTTCCCGCTTTCTGGATGGTTCAGAATAACAGTCTGGTGAGCCTGGTTTTCGATTTGAAGGAATTCGTGCGGTACCCGCTAACGGCCTACCACTGGACCATTCAGATCCTTCTTACGCTGGTCCTTCCCTTCGCCTTTATTAACTTCTACCCGGCCCAGCATCTGTTGGGAAAGGCGGGAGAAGGGGTGTTGCAGCCGGGGGTTCCGCTTCTAACGCCGCTGGTCGGCATCGTTCTGTTCCTGGGCGCCTACGCGTTCTGGAAGTTTGGCATTACCCGATACCGCAGTACGGGTTCGTAG
- a CDS encoding phosphotransferase family protein has translation MTAYEKPALSLPEAERFLEDHYSAPVEKVTPVDGGNLSRVFFFDIGGEGRVLRFSDLPQGFALQHVMSERLRSQGVNYQRFLEYGTFGTLTYSIAERIEGTMLINAPEGVQRDLLPAVAERITRLNRVEIGDSHGYGWVQTDGSGSYPTWRDYLVDFFGDNQTGTFWENWTDLFRTSVLEREVFDECYARLMAYSKYNEPYRFLVHNDSHPWNLLTDGRTLTGLLDGNFIYGDFLIDLTIVERSLPSLPVTATFRAEYEKQGLLLPDFEERLIGAHYYKGLDGLRFFAKMGWTPAYEHTRDYLLSLVKG, from the coding sequence ATGACCGCTTACGAGAAGCCGGCTTTGTCCCTCCCGGAGGCAGAGCGTTTCCTGGAGGATCATTATTCCGCTCCGGTAGAGAAAGTCACTCCTGTCGACGGCGGCAACTTGAGCCGGGTTTTCTTCTTCGACATCGGCGGAGAAGGCCGTGTTCTCCGGTTCTCGGATCTTCCCCAGGGCTTCGCCCTGCAACACGTGATGTCGGAGCGCCTGCGCTCCCAAGGCGTGAACTACCAGCGCTTTCTCGAGTACGGCACCTTCGGGACCTTGACCTATTCCATCGCCGAGCGGATCGAGGGCACGATGCTCATTAACGCGCCGGAGGGCGTCCAGCGCGATCTCCTGCCCGCCGTCGCGGAGCGGATTACCCGGCTTAACCGGGTGGAGATCGGGGATTCGCACGGCTACGGCTGGGTCCAGACGGACGGCAGCGGCTCCTACCCTACCTGGCGGGACTACCTCGTGGACTTCTTCGGAGACAACCAGACCGGAACATTCTGGGAGAATTGGACCGACCTCTTCCGTACCTCCGTGCTGGAGAGGGAGGTGTTCGACGAGTGCTACGCGCGCCTGATGGCCTACAGCAAATACAACGAGCCGTACCGCTTCCTCGTGCATAACGACTCCCACCCGTGGAATCTCCTGACCGACGGCCGGACCCTCACCGGCCTGCTGGACGGCAACTTTATTTACGGCGACTTCCTGATCGATCTGACCATTGTCGAGCGCAGCCTGCCCTCCCTGCCGGTGACCGCAACGTTTCGGGCCGAATACGAGAAGCAGGGGCTCCTCCTGCCGGATTTTGAAGAGCGGCTCATCGGCGCCCATTATTACAAGGGACTGGACGGCCTGCGGTTTTTTGCCAAAATGGGCTGGACGCCCGCTTACGAGCACACCCGGGATTACTTGCTGTCACTTGTTAAAGGATAA
- a CDS encoding ABC transporter permease: MSIYLEFAKQAFRQRFIYRLNAYMMIVSSFLGLLILISVWKALYAGKTEVNGITYENMLQFLVLNMAIQSLIRSRIGQKIGERVENGAISLDLIRPITLKGYFLADQIGENVFGFLFSTLPAAAAAALLWGFAVPGEPFRFPLFVISLLLGIALMNQINYLFGLLAIWLKTAFFINFITGAVISLFAGSFVPLWFYPEPLYKISLLLPFHLVSFQPIAIYLGKKTLTEAGLIIGGQLVWMLLLLGLEKWMWRRAQTHIDVFGG; this comes from the coding sequence ATGTCCATCTATTTGGAATTCGCCAAGCAAGCGTTTCGGCAGCGGTTCATTTACCGACTGAATGCCTACATGATGATCGTCAGCTCCTTTCTCGGCCTTCTTATTCTGATCAGCGTCTGGAAGGCTTTGTATGCGGGGAAGACGGAAGTGAACGGCATCACCTACGAGAACATGCTCCAATTTCTCGTTCTGAACATGGCCATCCAGTCGCTAATCCGGTCGAGAATCGGCCAGAAGATCGGGGAGCGGGTGGAGAACGGAGCCATCAGCCTGGATCTGATCCGCCCCATCACGTTGAAAGGCTATTTCCTGGCCGATCAAATCGGAGAGAATGTATTCGGCTTTCTCTTCTCCACGCTCCCGGCTGCGGCTGCCGCGGCTTTGTTGTGGGGGTTCGCCGTACCGGGGGAGCCGTTTCGGTTTCCGCTGTTCGTCATCAGCCTCCTGCTTGGCATCGCCCTCATGAATCAAATCAACTACTTGTTCGGCCTCCTGGCGATCTGGCTCAAAACGGCGTTCTTCATCAACTTCATCACCGGTGCCGTCATCAGTCTTTTTGCCGGATCCTTCGTGCCATTGTGGTTCTATCCCGAGCCGCTGTACAAGATCAGCCTGCTGCTTCCTTTTCACCTGGTTTCGTTTCAGCCAATCGCCATTTACCTCGGCAAAAAGACCCTAACGGAAGCAGGCTTAATCATCGGCGGTCAGCTGGTTTGGATGCTCCTGCTGCTCGGCTTGGAGAAATGGATGTGGAGAAGGGCTCAAACTCATATCGACGTTTTCGGAGGGTGA